One Nocardioides aromaticivorans genomic window carries:
- a CDS encoding NAD-dependent succinate-semialdehyde dehydrogenase, producing MTSLDQLIASLAPANGIHVGGRWEAGELGTYDVDDPADKAVLAAVANAGAAQATAAVDAAEAAAAEWAATSPRRRSEILHRVFELMHRDADDLAALICAENGKSATDARAEVGYAAEFFRWFAEEAVRIDGSYGSAPAGGVRTVVTRRPVGIAALVTPWNFPAAMATRKIAPALAAGCTVVLKPAAETPLTALAVARLLAEAGVPAGVVNVVPTTEPEEVVGTWLADPRVRKVSFTGSTGVGRHLLRQAADRVLNASMELGGNAPFIVTEDADVAAAVEGAMIAKFRGGGQACTAANRLYVHADVAEEFTRLLAERVNALVVGRGADASTQIGPLINERAVHRVAGLVDDAVAGGARVVAQAELPADLSGYFFAPTVLADVVPDARVVQEEIFAPVAPIVTWTDEAELLALVNESEMGLAGYLYSGDLKRALQLAERIDSGMIGINRGLVSDPAAPFGGFKQSGLGREGAHEGIEEYQETQYFSVDWS from the coding sequence GTGACATCGCTCGACCAGCTCATCGCTTCGCTCGCCCCCGCCAACGGCATCCACGTCGGTGGCCGCTGGGAGGCCGGCGAGCTCGGCACGTACGACGTCGACGACCCCGCCGACAAGGCGGTGCTCGCCGCGGTGGCGAACGCCGGTGCCGCTCAGGCGACGGCCGCGGTCGACGCCGCCGAGGCCGCCGCTGCGGAGTGGGCCGCGACCAGCCCGCGCCGCCGCTCCGAGATCCTGCACCGGGTCTTCGAACTGATGCACCGCGACGCCGACGACCTCGCCGCCCTGATCTGCGCCGAGAACGGCAAGTCCGCCACCGACGCCCGCGCCGAGGTCGGCTACGCGGCGGAGTTCTTCCGCTGGTTCGCCGAGGAGGCCGTGCGCATCGACGGCAGCTACGGCTCGGCGCCGGCCGGCGGCGTCCGCACCGTCGTCACCCGTCGTCCGGTCGGCATCGCCGCGCTCGTCACGCCGTGGAACTTCCCGGCCGCCATGGCCACCCGCAAGATCGCCCCGGCCCTGGCCGCCGGTTGCACGGTGGTGCTCAAGCCGGCGGCGGAGACCCCGCTGACCGCGCTCGCCGTGGCCCGCCTGCTCGCCGAGGCCGGTGTCCCGGCGGGCGTCGTCAACGTCGTACCGACCACGGAGCCGGAGGAGGTCGTCGGCACCTGGCTGGCCGACCCGCGGGTGCGCAAGGTGTCCTTCACCGGGTCCACCGGCGTCGGCCGCCACCTGCTGCGCCAGGCCGCCGACCGGGTCCTCAACGCCTCGATGGAGCTGGGCGGCAACGCGCCCTTCATCGTGACCGAGGACGCCGACGTCGCCGCCGCCGTCGAGGGCGCGATGATCGCGAAGTTCCGCGGGGGCGGGCAGGCCTGCACGGCCGCCAACCGGCTCTACGTCCACGCCGACGTCGCCGAGGAGTTCACCCGCCTGCTGGCCGAGCGCGTCAACGCGCTGGTCGTCGGCCGCGGTGCCGACGCGAGCACGCAGATCGGCCCGCTCATCAACGAGCGCGCCGTGCACCGGGTCGCCGGCCTCGTCGACGACGCCGTCGCCGGCGGCGCCCGCGTGGTCGCGCAGGCCGAGCTGCCGGCCGACCTGAGCGGCTACTTCTTCGCGCCGACGGTGCTCGCTGACGTCGTACCGGATGCCCGGGTGGTGCAGGAGGAGATCTTCGCGCCGGTCGCGCCGATCGTGACCTGGACCGACGAGGCGGAGCTGCTCGCGCTGGTCAACGAGAGCGAGATGGGCCTCGCCGGCTACCTCTACTCGGGAGACCTCAAGCGCGCGCTGCAGCTCGCCGAGCGGATCGACAGCGGCATGATCGGCATCAACCGCGGCCTCGTCTCCGACCCGGCCGCGCCCTTCGGCGGCTTCAAGCAGAGCGGCCTCGGGCGCGAGGGTGCGCACGAGGGCATCGAGGAGTACCAGGAGACGCAGTACTTCAGCGTCGACTGGAGCTGA
- a CDS encoding WhiB family transcriptional regulator, which produces MEKRNGRMRAETVAVPKDEVADRILTTQGVTVAYAHPTPLDATLRWRCADHEDPELFDPVDEATLAEARAFCGGCEVSSLCLRLGTSRAEWGVWGGVLLEGGKAVDKVRQRGRPKKVVAA; this is translated from the coding sequence ATGGAGAAGCGAAACGGACGGATGCGTGCCGAGACGGTCGCGGTCCCGAAGGACGAGGTTGCGGACCGCATCCTCACCACCCAGGGCGTCACCGTCGCCTACGCGCACCCGACGCCGCTCGATGCCACCCTGCGGTGGCGGTGCGCCGACCACGAGGACCCGGAGCTCTTCGACCCGGTCGACGAGGCGACCCTCGCCGAGGCGCGGGCGTTCTGCGGCGGTTGCGAGGTCAGCAGCCTCTGCCTCCGACTCGGCACGAGCCGCGCCGAGTGGGGTGTGTGGGGCGGCGTGCTCCTCGAGGGCGGCAAGGCCGTCGACAAGGTCCGGCAGCGCGGACGGCCGAAGAAGGTCGTCGCCGCCTGA
- a CDS encoding HNH endonuclease, which produces MTATTVTLLNASYEPLGKVSFQQAVRMVARKVAAVEEAVEGRMAGPWPWPRVIRLLRYISPKWLYRPAGWHRGGVFIRDGHRCAYCGAKATTIDHVLPRSRGGEWSWLNCVAACRSCNERKGNRTPEEARMKLRFQPFVPTRAQLAARA; this is translated from the coding sequence ATGACCGCAACGACCGTCACCCTGCTGAACGCCTCCTACGAGCCGCTCGGCAAGGTGTCCTTCCAGCAGGCCGTCCGGATGGTCGCCCGGAAGGTGGCCGCCGTCGAGGAGGCCGTCGAGGGCCGGATGGCCGGGCCCTGGCCGTGGCCGCGCGTGATCCGGCTGCTGCGCTACATCAGCCCGAAGTGGCTCTACCGACCGGCCGGCTGGCACCGCGGTGGCGTGTTCATCCGCGACGGCCACCGGTGCGCCTACTGCGGCGCGAAGGCGACCACGATCGACCACGTCCTGCCGCGCTCGCGAGGCGGCGAGTGGTCGTGGCTCAACTGTGTCGCGGCCTGCCGCTCGTGCAACGAGCGGAAGGGCAACCGGACGCCGGAGGAGGCGCGGATGAAGCTCCGCTTCCAGCCGTTCGTGCCCACCCGCGCACAGCTCGCCGCGCGGGCCTGA
- a CDS encoding IclR family transcriptional regulator, with protein MSDTDSVTPEAATATKGRAGGVQSIERAFGLLETMADAGGMMGLSQLATASGLPLPTIHRLVRTLVDLGYLRQEPNRQYVLGPKLIRLGESSSHMLSTWARPHLARLVDELGESSNLAMLDGDQIVYVAQAQSRQSMRMFTEVGRRVSPHCTAVGKAILAGMAPDQVRDILKRTDMVRHTDTTITDPDAYLEQLEWVGEHGYALDEGEQEEGVRCVAVTVPGFGSRLAISVSGPTGRMSDELIGRAVPLLTEAGKQLAADLG; from the coding sequence ATGAGCGACACCGACAGCGTCACCCCCGAAGCCGCCACCGCGACCAAGGGACGTGCGGGCGGCGTGCAGTCGATCGAGCGGGCCTTCGGCCTGCTCGAGACCATGGCCGACGCCGGCGGGATGATGGGGCTGTCCCAGCTCGCCACCGCCTCCGGGCTGCCGCTGCCCACGATCCACCGGCTGGTCCGCACGCTCGTCGACCTCGGCTACCTGCGCCAGGAGCCCAACCGGCAGTACGTCCTGGGCCCCAAGCTGATCCGCCTGGGCGAGAGCTCGTCGCACATGCTGAGCACGTGGGCGCGCCCGCACCTCGCGCGCCTCGTCGACGAGCTCGGCGAGTCCTCCAACCTGGCCATGCTCGACGGCGACCAGATCGTGTACGTCGCCCAGGCGCAGTCGCGCCAGTCGATGCGGATGTTCACCGAGGTCGGCCGGCGGGTCTCCCCGCACTGCACGGCCGTCGGCAAGGCGATCCTCGCCGGGATGGCGCCGGACCAGGTGCGCGACATCCTCAAGCGCACCGACATGGTGCGCCACACCGACACCACGATCACCGATCCCGACGCCTACCTCGAGCAGCTCGAGTGGGTCGGCGAGCACGGCTACGCCCTCGACGAGGGCGAGCAGGAGGAGGGCGTGCGCTGCGTCGCCGTCACCGTGCCGGGCTTCGGCTCGCGGCTGGCGATCTCCGTCAGCGGCCCGACCGGGCGGATGAGCGACGAGCTGATCGGGCGCGCGGTGCCGCTCCTGACCGAGGCCGGCAAGCAGCTCGCCGCCGACCTCGGCTGA
- a CDS encoding NAD-dependent malic enzyme: MVATPSPGYALTVRVETPSSAGATGSLVAAVAAAGGSVTALDVAESHADTLVVDLTCDVVDVGHGETVTDALAAVPGVTVRKVSDRTFLMHLGGKLEVVPKVPLKHRDDLSRAYTPGVARICRAIAENPDDLRRLTIKRNTVAVVTDGSAVLGLGNIGPGAALPVMEGKAALFKQFADVDAWPVCLDTQDTEEIISIVKAIAVSYGGVNLEDIAAPRCFEIERRLRAELDIPVFHDDQHGTAIVVLAALTNALRVVRKDLGNVKIVVSGVGAAGHAIIKLLLAQGAKDVVACDRHGAVHGGREGLDPDRAWLAANTNQAGFTGSLKESLAGADVFIGVSAPDILDGDDIATMAADAIVFALANPDPEVDPAAAGEHAAIVATGRSDYPNQINNVLAFPGLFRGMLDAGAHEITDEVMLAAARAIADAVNPDEVNASYIVPSVFDPAVAPAVAAGVREAAR, encoded by the coding sequence ATCGTGGCGACTCCGAGCCCCGGCTACGCCCTCACGGTCCGTGTCGAGACCCCGTCCTCCGCCGGTGCCACCGGCAGCCTCGTGGCGGCGGTCGCCGCTGCGGGCGGATCGGTGACCGCCCTCGACGTCGCGGAGTCCCACGCGGACACGCTCGTCGTCGACCTCACCTGCGACGTCGTCGACGTCGGCCACGGGGAGACGGTCACCGACGCGCTCGCCGCGGTCCCGGGCGTCACCGTGCGCAAGGTCAGCGACCGCACCTTCCTCATGCACCTCGGCGGCAAGCTCGAGGTCGTCCCGAAGGTCCCTCTCAAGCACCGCGACGACCTGTCCCGCGCCTACACGCCCGGCGTCGCGCGGATCTGCCGCGCCATCGCGGAGAACCCCGACGACCTGCGCCGGCTCACCATCAAGCGCAACACGGTCGCCGTCGTGACCGACGGCTCCGCCGTCCTCGGCCTCGGCAACATCGGCCCCGGCGCGGCCCTGCCGGTGATGGAGGGCAAGGCGGCGCTGTTCAAGCAGTTCGCCGACGTCGACGCCTGGCCGGTGTGCCTGGACACCCAGGACACCGAGGAGATCATCAGCATCGTCAAGGCGATCGCCGTGTCGTACGGCGGCGTCAACCTCGAGGACATCGCCGCACCGCGCTGCTTCGAGATCGAGCGGCGGCTCCGCGCCGAGCTCGACATCCCCGTCTTCCACGACGACCAGCACGGCACCGCGATCGTCGTCCTGGCCGCGCTGACCAACGCCCTGCGCGTCGTGCGCAAGGACCTCGGCAACGTGAAGATCGTGGTCAGCGGCGTGGGTGCCGCGGGCCACGCGATCATCAAGCTGCTGCTCGCCCAGGGCGCCAAGGACGTCGTCGCGTGCGACCGGCACGGTGCGGTGCACGGTGGCCGGGAGGGCCTCGACCCCGACCGTGCCTGGCTCGCGGCGAACACCAACCAGGCGGGCTTCACCGGCTCCCTCAAGGAGTCGCTAGCCGGTGCCGACGTGTTCATCGGCGTGTCCGCGCCCGACATCCTCGACGGCGACGACATCGCGACGATGGCCGCCGACGCCATCGTGTTCGCGCTCGCCAACCCGGACCCCGAGGTCGACCCGGCGGCGGCCGGCGAGCACGCGGCCATCGTCGCGACCGGCCGGTCCGACTACCCCAACCAGATCAACAACGTCCTTGCCTTCCCGGGGCTGTTCCGCGGGATGCTGGACGCGGGCGCGCACGAGATCACCGACGAGGTGATGCTCGCCGCGGCCCGGGCGATCGCCGACGCGGTGAATCCCGACGAGGTGAACGCCAGCTACATCGTGCCCTCGGTCTTCGACCCGGCGGTGGCGCCGGCCGTGGCCGCGGGGGTGCGGGAGGCCGCACGATGA
- the aceB gene encoding malate synthase A — MEPVDIQIAGDEVERGGEILTPEALAFVASLQRQFGARRDELLAARRARREEVVRTGRLDFLPETADVRAGDWKVAPAPADLQDRRVEITGPTDRKMTINALNSGARVWLADMEDASTPHWSNVVGGQVNLYDAIRRQISFTSPQGKTYELKQDQRLATILMRPRGWHFDEQHLLVDGTPVVGALVDFGLYFFHNAEELVERGSGPYFYLPKMESHLEARLWNDVFTFAQAELGIPHGTVRATVLIETIPAAFEMDEILYELRDHISGLNAGRWDYLFSVIKYFRDSGPSFVLPDRASVGMTSPFMRAYAQLLVKTCHRRNAHAIGGMAAFIPSRKDEEVNARAFAKVREDKEREAGDGFDGSWVAHPDLVPVCREVFDGVLGDRPNQVERQRDDVEVSADDLLDVASTPGSITAEGLRDNVEVALLYLEAWLRGLGAVGIHNLMEDAATAEISRSQIWQWVHNESKLDDGTVVTADLVRQVLDEEMATILAGADGTDHRFADARRIFEEVALADEYVDFLTLPAYDAVVAS, encoded by the coding sequence ATGGAACCCGTGGACATTCAGATCGCCGGTGACGAGGTCGAGCGCGGCGGGGAGATCCTGACGCCCGAGGCCCTCGCGTTCGTGGCGTCGCTGCAGCGGCAGTTCGGCGCCCGCCGCGACGAGCTGCTCGCCGCCCGCCGCGCGCGCCGCGAGGAGGTGGTCCGGACCGGTCGCCTCGACTTCCTGCCGGAGACCGCCGACGTGCGCGCCGGTGACTGGAAGGTCGCGCCCGCGCCGGCGGACCTGCAGGACCGCCGCGTCGAGATCACCGGCCCCACGGACCGGAAGATGACGATCAACGCCCTCAACTCGGGCGCCCGCGTGTGGCTCGCCGACATGGAGGACGCCAGCACCCCGCACTGGTCCAACGTGGTCGGCGGCCAGGTCAACCTGTACGACGCCATCCGCCGCCAGATCTCGTTCACCTCGCCCCAGGGCAAGACCTACGAGCTGAAGCAGGACCAGCGCCTGGCGACCATCCTGATGCGCCCGCGCGGCTGGCACTTCGACGAGCAGCACCTGCTCGTCGACGGAACCCCGGTCGTCGGCGCCCTGGTCGACTTCGGCCTCTACTTCTTCCACAACGCGGAGGAGCTGGTCGAGCGCGGCAGCGGGCCGTACTTCTACCTCCCGAAGATGGAGAGCCACCTCGAGGCGCGCCTCTGGAACGACGTCTTCACCTTCGCCCAGGCCGAGCTCGGCATCCCCCACGGCACCGTGCGCGCGACCGTGCTCATCGAGACCATCCCGGCCGCCTTCGAGATGGACGAGATCCTCTACGAGCTGCGCGACCACATCTCCGGGCTCAACGCCGGCCGCTGGGACTACCTCTTCAGCGTCATCAAGTACTTCCGCGACTCGGGCCCGTCGTTCGTGCTTCCCGACCGGGCGTCGGTGGGCATGACGTCGCCCTTCATGCGCGCCTACGCGCAGCTGCTCGTGAAGACCTGCCACCGCCGCAACGCGCACGCGATCGGCGGCATGGCGGCGTTCATCCCGAGCCGCAAGGACGAGGAGGTCAACGCCCGCGCCTTCGCGAAGGTCCGCGAGGACAAGGAGCGCGAGGCCGGCGACGGCTTCGACGGCTCGTGGGTCGCCCACCCCGACCTCGTGCCCGTGTGCCGCGAGGTCTTCGACGGCGTCCTCGGCGACCGGCCCAACCAGGTCGAGCGCCAGCGCGACGACGTCGAGGTGTCCGCCGACGACCTGCTCGACGTCGCCTCCACCCCCGGCTCGATCACGGCCGAGGGGCTGCGCGACAACGTCGAGGTCGCGCTCCTCTACCTCGAGGCGTGGCTGCGCGGCCTCGGCGCCGTCGGCATCCACAACCTGATGGAGGACGCCGCCACGGCCGAGATCTCGCGCTCGCAGATCTGGCAGTGGGTCCACAACGAGTCGAAGCTCGACGACGGCACCGTCGTCACCGCCGACCTCGTGCGGCAGGTGCTCGACGAGGAGATGGCCACGATCCTCGCCGGTGCCGACGGCACCGACCACCGCTTCGCCGACGCGCGGCGGATCTTCGAGGAGGTCGCTCTCGCCGACGAGTACGTCGACTTCCTCACCCTCCCCGCGTACGACGCCGTGGTGGCCTCATGA
- a CDS encoding DUF6986 family protein — protein sequence MSHLDDLVTQLDGSLADADAALAAGYPGDRGVRQPVHTVYVPGDRYGANTVAEWSEDARSVLALHGRSAIEVAEALDLRPSLAAEVYDRVTAKLEAEPIEDLRIDFEDGYGVRPDADEDAAVLAAARVLAATVRDGSAPPFHGVRIKSFEAPTRHRGLRTLDLFLGELAREGGITDGFVITLPKVTSVEQVTAMVTALETLEAAHDIPAGSLSFEIQVETPQAILGPDGTALVARMITAGGGRVTGLHYGTYDYSASLGVAAAYQSMEHPVADHAKDVMQVAAAGTGVFVSDGSTNVLPVGDREAVRAAWQLHLRLVRRSLARGIYQGWDLHPAQLPSRYVATYSFFREGLESAAARLRAYVHGGQSSYLDEPATAAALAAFVLRGVECGAVTVEEVDKLAGVDQRKLAELARRPVA from the coding sequence ATGAGCCACCTCGACGACCTGGTGACGCAGCTCGACGGCTCGCTCGCGGACGCCGACGCCGCCCTCGCCGCGGGCTACCCCGGTGACCGCGGCGTGCGCCAGCCGGTGCACACCGTCTACGTCCCCGGCGATCGCTACGGCGCGAACACCGTGGCCGAGTGGTCCGAGGACGCCCGCAGCGTGCTGGCCCTCCACGGCCGCTCGGCGATCGAGGTGGCCGAGGCGCTCGACCTGCGCCCCAGCCTGGCCGCCGAGGTCTACGACCGGGTCACCGCGAAGCTCGAGGCCGAGCCGATCGAGGACCTGCGCATCGACTTCGAGGACGGCTACGGCGTCCGGCCCGACGCCGACGAGGACGCCGCGGTGCTCGCCGCCGCGCGGGTGCTCGCCGCGACCGTCCGCGACGGCAGCGCGCCGCCCTTCCACGGCGTGCGGATCAAGTCGTTCGAGGCGCCCACCCGCCACCGCGGGCTGCGCACCCTCGACCTCTTCCTCGGCGAGCTCGCCCGGGAGGGCGGGATCACCGACGGCTTCGTGATCACGCTGCCGAAGGTCACCTCCGTCGAGCAGGTCACCGCCATGGTCACCGCCCTCGAGACGCTCGAGGCCGCGCACGACATCCCCGCAGGCAGCCTCTCCTTCGAGATCCAGGTCGAGACGCCGCAGGCGATCCTCGGGCCCGACGGCACCGCCCTCGTCGCCCGCATGATCACCGCCGGCGGCGGGCGGGTCACCGGGCTGCACTACGGGACCTACGACTACTCGGCCTCGCTCGGCGTGGCTGCGGCGTACCAGTCGATGGAGCACCCGGTCGCCGACCACGCCAAGGACGTCATGCAGGTCGCGGCCGCCGGGACGGGCGTCTTCGTGTCCGACGGCTCGACCAACGTGCTGCCCGTCGGCGACCGCGAGGCCGTCCGCGCCGCCTGGCAGCTGCACCTGCGGCTGGTGCGCCGGTCGCTCGCCCGCGGGATCTACCAGGGCTGGGACCTCCACCCGGCCCAGCTCCCCAGCCGATACGTCGCGACGTACTCCTTCTTCCGGGAGGGGCTCGAGAGCGCGGCCGCGCGCCTGCGGGCCTACGTCCACGGTGGCCAGTCCAGCTATCTCGACGAGCCGGCCACGGCCGCGGCGCTGGCCGCCTTCGTCCTGCGCGGCGTCGAGTGCGGCGCGGTCACCGTCGAGGAGGTCGACAAGCTCGCCGGCGTCGACCAGCGCAAGCTGGCCGAGCTGGCCCGGCGTCCCGTCGCCTGA
- a CDS encoding helix-turn-helix domain-containing protein gives MRVEAEFTTEPFKGEGEPPEHATAALEAAREAGLECEFGPLGTSVRGERDAVLATLAAIAAAGLDHGADQITFQVRLEGRAAPRRTASGLDALLADVADELGGDLRTLDRPAKQRAVRVLEERGAFEFRKSAEIVAEALGVTRFTVYNYLNRERD, from the coding sequence ATGCGCGTCGAAGCCGAGTTCACCACCGAGCCCTTCAAGGGCGAGGGCGAGCCGCCCGAGCACGCGACCGCCGCGCTCGAGGCGGCCCGCGAGGCCGGGCTGGAGTGCGAGTTCGGCCCACTCGGCACGTCCGTGCGCGGCGAGCGCGACGCCGTCCTGGCGACCCTCGCCGCCATCGCCGCCGCCGGCCTCGACCACGGCGCCGACCAGATCACCTTCCAGGTCCGCCTCGAGGGCCGGGCCGCCCCCCGTCGTACCGCCTCCGGCCTCGACGCCCTCCTCGCCGACGTCGCCGACGAGCTCGGCGGCGACCTGCGCACCCTCGACCGCCCCGCCAAGCAGCGCGCCGTGCGGGTGCTCGAGGAACGCGGTGCGTTCGAGTTCCGCAAGAGCGCCGAGATCGTGGCCGAGGCCCTCGGCGTCACCCGGTTCACCGTCTACAACTACCTGAACCGCGAGCGCGACTGA
- the uraD gene encoding 2-oxo-4-hydroxy-4-carboxy-5-ureidoimidazoline decarboxylase — translation MDLELFNTAPTDVVRPALQACCDVPSWVEAVLTARPYDDRAAVLRTADEAARRFTPADVERALAAHPRIGERAEGEHAEAAWSRREQAGVSTVDATAQALAEGNRTYEERFGRVFLICASGLSADRVLASLRERLDNDPATEAAVVADELRKIALLRLERVLTADEEISA, via the coding sequence ATGGACCTCGAACTGTTCAACACCGCACCGACGGACGTCGTCCGGCCCGCGCTGCAGGCCTGCTGCGACGTGCCGAGCTGGGTCGAGGCCGTCCTCACGGCCCGTCCGTACGACGACCGGGCGGCGGTCCTGCGCACGGCTGACGAGGCCGCGCGGCGGTTCACCCCGGCCGACGTCGAGCGGGCCCTGGCCGCCCACCCGCGCATCGGCGAGCGCGCCGAGGGGGAGCACGCCGAGGCCGCGTGGTCGCGCCGCGAGCAGGCCGGTGTCAGCACCGTCGACGCCACCGCGCAGGCCCTCGCCGAGGGCAACCGCACCTACGAGGAGCGCTTCGGCCGGGTCTTCCTGATCTGCGCGTCCGGCCTCTCCGCCGACCGGGTCCTCGCCTCGCTGCGCGAGCGCCTCGACAACGACCCGGCCACCGAGGCGGCCGTCGTCGCCGACGAGCTGCGCAAGATCGCGCTGCTGCGCCTGGAGCGGGTCCTCACCGCCGACGAGGAGATCTCCGCATGA
- the uraH gene encoding hydroxyisourate hydrolase: MSHRSAITTHVLDTALGRPAAGVPVRLSRIDDEPAVLAEATTDDDGRVAELGPDQVPAGTYQLRFDTAAYCAASGQECFYPEVTVTFAVTDQRHHHVPLLLSPFAYSTYRGS; encoded by the coding sequence ATGAGCCACCGCAGCGCCATCACCACCCACGTCCTCGACACCGCGCTCGGCCGCCCGGCCGCCGGTGTCCCGGTCCGGCTCAGCCGGATCGACGACGAACCTGCCGTCCTCGCCGAGGCCACCACCGACGACGACGGCCGGGTGGCCGAGCTGGGACCCGACCAGGTCCCCGCCGGCACCTACCAGCTCCGGTTCGACACCGCCGCCTACTGCGCGGCGTCCGGTCAGGAGTGCTTCTACCCCGAGGTGACCGTCACCTTCGCCGTCACCGACCAGCGCCACCACCACGTGCCGCTCCTGCTGAGCCCGTTCGCCTACTCCACCTACCGAGGGAGCTGA
- the pucL gene encoding factor-independent urate hydroxylase → MPIRLGPNQYGKAENRVVRIVRDTPRHQIRDLNVSTALRGRFEDAHTTGDQKDVLPTDTQKNTVFAYAKKIGVASIEEFALALADRYLEACPAADGARVEVDEYAWDRIQVDGTGHDHSFVRSGGGVRTTVVNVDGRGADRVAHVVSGIKDLVVLKSTGSEFHGFLKDEYTTLQETTDRILATSLVARWRYDGTSVDWDKSYDSIRALLLQRFAEIHSLALQQTLYGMGTAVLEQHPDVAEIKFSAPNKHHFLSDLSPFGLDNPGEVFFAADRPYGLIEASVVRDEASDAGNAWHAIPGFC, encoded by the coding sequence ATGCCCATCCGACTTGGACCGAACCAGTACGGCAAGGCCGAGAACCGCGTCGTCCGGATCGTCCGCGACACGCCCCGCCACCAGATCCGCGACCTGAACGTCTCGACCGCGCTCCGCGGCCGCTTCGAGGACGCCCACACCACCGGCGACCAGAAGGACGTCCTGCCGACCGACACGCAGAAGAACACCGTCTTCGCCTACGCCAAGAAGATCGGCGTCGCGTCGATCGAGGAGTTCGCCCTCGCCCTCGCCGACCGCTACCTGGAGGCCTGCCCGGCCGCCGACGGCGCCCGCGTCGAGGTCGACGAGTACGCCTGGGACCGCATCCAGGTCGACGGCACCGGCCACGACCACTCGTTCGTCCGCTCGGGAGGCGGCGTACGCACCACCGTGGTCAACGTCGACGGCCGCGGCGCCGACCGGGTCGCCCACGTCGTGTCCGGCATCAAGGACCTCGTCGTCCTCAAGTCGACCGGCTCGGAGTTCCACGGCTTCCTCAAGGACGAGTACACGACCCTGCAGGAGACCACCGACCGGATCCTGGCGACCTCGCTCGTCGCCCGCTGGCGCTACGACGGCACGTCGGTCGACTGGGACAAGTCCTACGACTCCATCCGCGCCCTGCTGCTGCAGCGGTTCGCGGAGATCCACAGCCTGGCGCTGCAGCAGACCCTGTACGGCATGGGCACCGCGGTGCTCGAGCAGCACCCGGACGTCGCCGAGATCAAGTTCTCCGCACCCAACAAGCACCACTTCCTCTCCGACCTGTCGCCGTTCGGGCTCGACAACCCGGGCGAGGTCTTCTTCGCCGCCGACCGTCCCTACGGCCTGATCGAGGCGTCCGTCGTCCGCGACGAGGCATCCGACGCAGGGAACGCCTGGCACGCGATCCCGGGATTCTGCTGA